A genomic region of Terriglobales bacterium contains the following coding sequences:
- a CDS encoding VOC family protein, which produces MPNPFVHVELMSTDIDKAKQFYGQLFEWNLEDVAIGGGMGYTLIKPGNGTGGGMMQHPLPGAPSTWLAYVDVPDIRKATERAKSLGAKIKRDVTEIPGVGSFSIFEDPTGAVLALWQQTGK; this is translated from the coding sequence ATGCCCAATCCATTCGTTCACGTCGAACTGATGAGCACCGACATTGACAAGGCCAAGCAATTCTACGGACAGCTTTTTGAGTGGAACCTGGAAGACGTCGCGATAGGCGGCGGCATGGGGTACACGCTCATCAAGCCGGGCAACGGCACCGGCGGCGGCATGATGCAGCATCCCTTGCCGGGTGCGCCCTCCACGTGGCTCGCCTATGTCGACGTGCCCGACATCCGCAAGGCGACGGAGCGCGCTAAATCGCTGGGAGCGAAGATCAAGCGCGACGTCACCGAAATTCCCGGCGTGGGCAGCTTCAGCATCTTCGAAGACCCGACCGGCGCAGTGCTCGCGCTGTGGCAGCAGACCGGAAAATAG
- a CDS encoding cysteine synthase family protein, translated as MRLGEDALGRIGNTPLIHLGRIASGPGGAQAGGLQILAKAEWFNPGGSVKDRAAAAIVAEAERSGKLRPGVALLDSTSGNTGIAYAMIGAARGFGVTLCMPSNASPERKRILNAYGAKIVYTDPGEGSDGAIRRAKEMFAAEPHKYFYADQYSNPANWRAHYNGTANEIWRQTEGRVTHFVAMLGTSGTFMGTARRLKELNPAIRCISLQPDSPFHGIEGAKHMATAIVPAIYDPALADLDLGISTEASHVMVRRLAREEGLLVGISSGAALVGSLEVAKQLPPSERAKAIIVTVFPDSGDKYLSEKFWEM; from the coding sequence ATGCGCCTCGGAGAAGACGCCCTGGGGCGCATTGGCAACACGCCGCTCATCCACCTGGGGCGGATCGCGTCAGGTCCGGGCGGAGCGCAAGCCGGCGGACTGCAGATCCTGGCCAAGGCGGAGTGGTTCAACCCCGGCGGATCGGTGAAGGATCGCGCTGCGGCCGCCATCGTTGCCGAAGCCGAGCGCAGCGGAAAGCTGCGCCCCGGCGTCGCGCTGCTCGATTCCACCAGCGGCAACACCGGCATCGCCTACGCCATGATCGGCGCGGCGCGCGGATTCGGGGTCACGCTGTGCATGCCTTCGAATGCTTCGCCGGAGCGCAAGCGCATTCTGAACGCCTACGGCGCCAAGATCGTCTACACCGATCCAGGCGAAGGCTCCGACGGAGCGATTCGAAGGGCCAAGGAAATGTTCGCCGCCGAGCCGCACAAGTATTTCTACGCCGACCAGTACTCCAACCCCGCCAACTGGCGTGCGCACTACAACGGCACGGCGAATGAAATCTGGCGGCAGACCGAAGGCCGCGTCACTCACTTCGTCGCCATGCTCGGCACCAGCGGCACGTTCATGGGAACGGCGCGGCGTCTGAAGGAATTGAATCCGGCGATCCGCTGCATCTCCTTGCAGCCGGATTCGCCATTCCACGGCATCGAAGGCGCCAAGCACATGGCGACGGCGATCGTGCCGGCCATTTACGATCCAGCGCTCGCCGACCTCGACCTCGGCATTTCGACCGAGGCGTCACACGTGATGGTGCGACGGCTGGCGCGCGAGGAAGGATTGCTGGTCGGCATCTCCTCGGGCGCGGCGCTGGTCGGCTCCTTGGAAGTCGCGAAGCAACTTCCGCCGAGCGAGCGCGCCAAGGCGATCATCGTTACCGTGTTTCCCGACTCGGGCGACAAGTACTTGAGCGAGAAGTTCTGGGAGATGTGA
- a CDS encoding M67 family metallopeptidase, whose amino-acid sequence MLEISQPEYDAIRRHGEETYPHECCGVLLGEVSADGRVRSVRASVRAGNTRLDALHNRYNIDPAELVRIQRQARERHLDIVGFYHSHPDHPARWSPTDFAEAHWVGCSYVITSIEKGKAAQTNSFALAGTTEDDKRFEDEDIVVRALTTG is encoded by the coding sequence ATGCTCGAGATCTCCCAACCCGAATACGACGCTATCCGCCGGCACGGCGAGGAGACGTATCCGCACGAATGCTGCGGCGTGCTGCTGGGTGAGGTGAGCGCCGACGGCCGAGTGCGCAGCGTGCGCGCCAGCGTTCGCGCGGGCAATACGCGGCTGGATGCGCTCCACAATCGCTACAATATCGATCCTGCCGAGCTGGTGCGCATCCAGCGCCAGGCGCGCGAGCGGCACCTCGACATCGTTGGCTTCTACCACTCGCATCCCGATCATCCCGCGCGCTGGTCGCCGACCGACTTCGCCGAGGCGCACTGGGTGGGGTGCTCCTACGTGATCACCAGCATCGAAAAGGGCAAGGCCGCACAAACGAACTCGTTCGCGCTCGCGGGAACGACGGAAGACGATAAGCGGTTCGAGGATGAAGACATCGTGGTCAGAGCGTTAACCACCGGCTAA
- the moeB gene encoding molybdopterin-synthase adenylyltransferase MoeB: protein MPSPANVVEAPAVSLSNEEILRYSRHLIMPEVGMEGQLKLKAARVLCIGAGGLGSPVALYLAAAGVGTLGIVDFDVVDYTNLQRQIIHSTADVGRPKLESARDRIKGINPYVEVRTFETHLNSSNALELFRQFDIIIDGTDNFPTRYLVNDACVLTGKPNVYGSIFRFEGQASIFATKEGPCYRCLYPEPPPPGLVPSCAEGGVLGILPGLVGVIQATEAVKLILGSGDPLVGRLLLVDALAIRFRELKLRKNPDCPACGTHPTVTALIDYNQFCGIRGEETPVATGVPEIQPEELKRKLDAGEDVFVLDVREPHEYQICNIGGHLIPLGDLPRRVSELDTARDIVVHCRSGVRSAKAVGFLQQAGFRKVANLAGGILAWSDKVDPKVPKY from the coding sequence ATGCCGTCACCAGCCAATGTCGTCGAGGCTCCCGCCGTTTCCCTCAGCAACGAAGAGATTCTTCGCTACTCGCGCCACCTGATCATGCCCGAGGTGGGCATGGAGGGCCAGCTCAAACTGAAGGCGGCGCGCGTGCTCTGCATCGGCGCCGGCGGCCTCGGCTCGCCCGTGGCGCTGTACCTGGCGGCCGCGGGCGTGGGCACGCTGGGCATCGTTGATTTCGACGTGGTGGACTACACCAACCTGCAGCGCCAGATCATCCACTCCACCGCCGACGTGGGCCGGCCCAAGCTGGAATCGGCGCGCGACCGCATCAAGGGCATCAATCCGTATGTCGAAGTGCGCACGTTCGAGACACATCTGAACAGCTCCAACGCGCTTGAGCTCTTCCGCCAGTTCGACATCATCATTGATGGCACCGATAACTTCCCCACGCGCTACCTCGTCAACGACGCCTGCGTCCTCACCGGCAAGCCGAACGTCTACGGCTCGATCTTCCGCTTTGAAGGCCAGGCGAGCATCTTCGCCACAAAGGAAGGGCCGTGCTATCGCTGCCTGTATCCGGAGCCGCCACCGCCGGGACTGGTGCCCTCCTGCGCCGAAGGCGGCGTGTTGGGAATTCTGCCGGGACTGGTCGGCGTCATCCAGGCGACCGAAGCGGTGAAGCTGATCCTTGGATCGGGCGATCCGCTCGTCGGGCGCCTGCTGCTGGTTGACGCGCTGGCCATCCGCTTCCGCGAGCTGAAGCTGCGCAAGAACCCCGACTGCCCGGCGTGTGGCACGCATCCTACCGTCACCGCGCTGATTGACTACAATCAGTTCTGCGGCATTCGCGGCGAGGAGACGCCTGTGGCCACCGGAGTTCCCGAGATCCAGCCGGAAGAGTTGAAGCGCAAGCTCGACGCCGGCGAAGACGTGTTCGTGCTCGACGTGCGCGAGCCCCACGAGTACCAGATCTGCAACATCGGCGGACACCTCATCCCGCTCGGCGACCTGCCCAGGCGCGTCAGTGAACTCGACACCGCGCGCGACATCGTGGTGCACTGCCGCTCCGGCGTGCGCAGCGCGAAAGCCGTCGGCTTCCTCCAGCAGGCCGGCTTCCGCAAAGTGGCGAACCTGGCGGGCGGCATCCTCGCATGGAGCGACAAGGTGGATCCCAAGGTGCCGAAGTACTGA
- a CDS encoding MBL fold metallo-hydrolase encodes MISLKMKARTAVALLAIITAALSTAAQSAGKSRPNTIENLYDAFGPQKKGTVLDWGFSVLIEYRGKTILFDSGNDVDKFRHNVEALGVDLQKVDVAVLSHRHLDHISGFQYMLQVKPQVEAYLPDDQILGAPVPFRVAPETPEARQQLAGMSPEELYFGGAKSVTQGTSGPFPHANIAYVGKTRQIGPGIWLIYTTSPLLGEFNAYPPSEPGHPELIGMPEISLALETDGGIALITGCSHSKVETIAAAAREATGKKITLLEGGFHLLPYDAATIEKLANQLKNELGVERVAPAHCTGNLGFKILKQVYGRNYSYAGVESVVEF; translated from the coding sequence ATGATCTCGTTGAAAATGAAGGCGCGAACCGCCGTCGCGCTGCTCGCCATCATCACGGCCGCGCTCTCGACGGCAGCTCAGTCGGCCGGCAAGTCCAGGCCCAACACCATCGAAAACCTCTACGACGCCTTCGGCCCGCAGAAGAAGGGCACGGTGCTCGACTGGGGCTTTTCCGTGCTCATCGAGTACCGCGGCAAAACGATTCTCTTCGACAGCGGCAACGACGTCGACAAGTTCCGCCACAATGTCGAGGCGCTCGGCGTCGATCTGCAGAAAGTGGACGTGGCCGTGCTCTCGCACCGTCACCTGGACCACATCTCCGGCTTCCAGTACATGCTGCAGGTGAAGCCGCAGGTAGAGGCCTATCTGCCCGACGACCAGATATTGGGCGCGCCGGTGCCGTTTCGCGTGGCACCTGAGACACCGGAAGCCAGGCAACAGCTTGCCGGCATGTCGCCGGAGGAACTCTATTTCGGCGGCGCGAAGTCGGTCACGCAGGGCACTTCCGGCCCGTTTCCGCATGCCAACATTGCTTATGTGGGCAAGACGCGGCAGATCGGTCCCGGCATATGGCTCATCTACACCACGTCGCCGCTGCTGGGAGAGTTCAACGCGTATCCGCCATCCGAGCCCGGACATCCCGAGCTGATTGGCATGCCCGAAATCTCGCTGGCGCTGGAGACCGATGGTGGCATCGCGCTCATCACCGGCTGCTCACACAGCAAGGTGGAAACAATCGCGGCGGCGGCGCGCGAAGCGACCGGCAAGAAGATCACGCTGCTCGAAGGCGGGTTCCACCTGCTGCCCTACGACGCGGCAACCATCGAGAAGCTGGCGAACCAGCTCAAGAACGAACTCGGCGTGGAGCGGGTTGCGCCCGCGCACTGCACCGGGAACCTCGGCTTCAAGATCCTCAAGCAGGTCTACGGGCGCAACTACTCCTACGCCGGAGTCGAATCGGTCGTGGAGTTCTGA